The DNA sequence GTGGGTATAGTAATGAGGGTGAGGGTGTCAGGTGGGtatagtgttgatggtgagggtgtcaggtgggtatagtgatgatggtgagggtgtcaggtgggtgtagtgatgatggtgagggtgtcaggtgggtgtagtgatgatggtgagggtgtcaggtgggtgtagtgatgatggtgagggtgtcagGTGGGCATAGTAAAGATGGTGAGGGCGTCAGGTGGGtatagtgttgatggtgagggtgtcaggtgggtatagtgatgatggtgagggtgtcaggtgggtatagtgttgatggtgagggtgtcaggtgggtgtactgatgatggtgagggtgtcagGGGggtatagtggtgatggtgagggtgtcagGGGGGTATAgtaatgatggtgagggtgtcagGCGGgtgtagtgataatggtgagggTGTCAGGTGGGTATAGTGATCATAATGAGGGTGTCAGGTGGGTATAGTGTTGATGATGAGGGTGTCAGGAGGGTGTActaatgatggtgagggtgtcaggtgggtgtagtgatgatggtgagggtgtcaggtgggtgtagtgatgagggtgagggtgtcaggtgggtatagtgttgatggtgagggtgtctGGTGGGTATAGTGATGATAATGAGGGTGTCAGGTGggtatagtgatgatggtgagggtgtcagGTGGGTATAGTGTTGATAGTGAGGGTGTTAAGTGGGTATAGTAATGAGGGTGAGGGTGTCAGGTGGGtatagtgttgatggtgagggtgtcaGGAGGGTGTActgatgatggtgagggtgtcaggtgggtatagtgatgataatgagggtgtcaggtgggtgtagtgatgagggtgagggtgtcaggtgggtatagtgttgatggtgagggtgtctGGTGGGTATAGTGATGATAATGAGGGTGTCAGGTGggtatagtgatgatggtgagggtgtcaggtgggtgtagtgatgatggtgagggtgtcagATGGGTGTActgatgatggtgagggtgtcagGCGGgtgtagtgataatggtgagggTGTCAGGTGGGTATAGTGTTGATAGTGAGGGTGTTAAGTGGGTATAGTAATGAGGGTGAGGGTGTCAGGTGGGtatagtgttgatggtgagggtgtcaGGAGGGTTTActgatgatggtgagggtgtcaggtgggtatagtgatgatggtgagggtgtcagGAGGGTGTActgatgatggtgagggtgtcaggtgggtggagtgatgatggtgagggtgtcagGTGGGTGTAGTGATGATGTTGAGGGTGTCAGGCGGGTATAGTGACGATGGTGACTGCGTCAGGCGGGTGTAGTGACGATATAGTGTCATAAGGAGAGTGACACAGTGCCAAGCCCCGCCCCAGTGCCAGCCCCGAGCCTGCAgcttgagtgagagtgtgtgagagtgaatgagagtgagtgagaggtgTATAGTGAGATGGTGACACCAGgtggagtgttgtgatggtgcttGTTCCACTCCCCAGCATGCCTCGTAGCTCTTCACTGTTCCTTCCTCTTCCATCCGTGTACTAATGCATTTTATTCCCCTGTATATATATTGGCTAGTTCAAATATTTCATGTATTTATAAatgtattattataattatatgtgTTTATCtatgacatgtatatatatatatatatatatatatatatatatatatatatatatatatatatatatatatatatatatatatatatatatatatatatatatatatatatatatattcaacgtGTAATACAGTGTGGATGATGTGGAAGAcaatgtttggggggggggggatgttggggggtgttgggggggtgttgggggggtgttgggggggaggAATGGGAGGGAGTGCCACAGAGTGCCAACAGTAGACGTACTCTGAGTGACAGGTGAGGGGCCCTCACACCTCAGGAGGGGTACAGGTGAGGGCCCCTCACACCTCAGGAGGAGTACAGGTGAGGGACCCTCACACCTCAGGAGGAGTTCAGGTGAGGGGCCCTCACACCTGAGGAGGGGTACAGGTGAGGGCCCCTCACACCTCAGGAAGGGTACAGGTGAGGGGCCCTCACACCTCAGCAGTTCTAAGCCTGTAAACAGAGACGAGAGGATAAGAGAACGTTTTTCTGAGAATTCCATTTGGGTGTTGAGCGTGCGTGTTGAAACTTAACTCTGACCAGCGTGTGTGTGGGTCCAGATTGAATTCCTTCTCCACTGGTgaggatgagagagagggagagggggagggtggggaggaccaCACGCTGCACAACTGTTCATGACGCCCCACAACACCTTGTTCTGCCTCTGGCCAGGATTAAGGGCTCGGCATCCGAAACAATCTGGCACAAGCGGAGGTGTTTTCCTTCTCCCCTGTTCTATTATTGCCCCGGGAAACAATTTATGATTATGGGCCAGTTGGGCCAGGCTGCACCTCGGCCCCAAGCTGCACCGCCCAGCTAGGCAAATCCCCCTTCACTATAATGCTGCCTTAATATATCCGCCTCCCtcaacctcccccacacactcgccTATACCTTTACAAGGACTGAATTAGCGACGACAGATGTGCGCGTCGGAGGTCGACAAGTTAAGACAGAGGGCCGTGGCGGGTGAGCCGGATGTGTTGTTGCGTGCGGGGAGCAACTTAGCCCCGGGGCCGGACGTCTCGCCCACCCAAACATTGTTGCGGTTCGCGCCAGACTCTCCCCCTTTGTTTGTTTTGATTTGTACTGCCGGAGAATTGCCATAACAGTCAAACCAGGGGAGAAACGCCTTGGATTTTCCTCTACGGACGCTATTATGTCAAACGTGGCCCGTCTCTCTTGCTATTGAGTCCTCCATCTTGTCTTTATGTGGGACGATCGGCCTGTCTCTCTTATTAATGAAAACTTTGAGGTATTACCCCGGCATTCTTGTCTTGTTGGGGCAACACATAGGCTCAATGTGCTGGACCACACTGGCTTCCTGACCCCCTTAATACGCCCacccccacgcccaccacacgcCCACCCCCTCGCCCACCACGCGCCCAACACACGCCCACCTCACGCCCCaccacacgccccaccacacgccccaccacacgcccaccacacgcTCACTACACGCCCACCACACGCCCACCACGCGCccaccacacgcccaccacacgcccacccccacgcccaccacacgcCCACCTCCTCGCCCACCCCCTCGCCCACCCCCTCGCCCACCCCCTCGCCCACCCCCTCGCCCACCCCCTCGCccaccacacgcccaccacacgcTCACTACACGCCCACCACGCGCCCACCACGCGCccaccacacgcccaccacacgcccaccacacgcccaccacacgcccaccacacgcccaccaccaccacacgcccaccacacgcccacccccacgcccaccacacgccccaccacacgcccacccccacgcccaccacacgcCCACCACGCGCCCAACACACGCCCACCTCACGCCCCaccacacgccccaccacacgcccaccacacgcccaccacacgcccaccacacgcCCACTACTCGCTACCGCCAggtgtgtcacatgtgtggcgTCATCACCTCCTCCAACAGCTAAAAGTAAATCTATCTTCACACATGTAAATCAACGTTATATTTCACTATACATGTGACTAACAGTGTAACTACTTCACTATACATGTGACTAACAGTGTAACTACTTCACTATACATGTGACTAACAGTGTAACTACTTCACTATACATGTGACTAACAGTGTAACTACTTCACTATACATGTAACTAACAGTGTAACTACTTCACTATACATGTGACTAACAGTGTACCTACTTCACTATACATGTGACTAACAGTGTAACTACTTCACTATACATGTGACTAACAGTGTACCTACTTCACTATACATGTGACTAACAGTGTTACTACTTCACTATACATGTGACTAACAGTGTACCTACTTCACTATACATGTGACTAACAGTGTTACTACTTCACTATACATGTGACTAACAGTGTAACTACTTCACTATACATGTGACTAACAGTGTAACTACTTCACTATACATGTGACTAACAGTGTTGCTACTTCACTATACATGTGACTAACAGTGTTACTACTTCACTATACATGTGACTAATAGTGTAACTACTTCACTATACATGTGACTAACAATGTAACTACTTCACTATACATGTGACTAACAGTGTAACTACTTCACTATACATGTGACTAACAGTGTAACTACTTCACTATACATGTGACTAATAGTGTACCTACTTCACTATACATGTGACTAATAGTGTAACTACTTCACTATACATGTGACTAACAGTGTTACTACTTCACTATACATGTGACTAACAGTGTAACTACTTCACTATACATGTGACTAACAGTGTTACTACTTCACTATACATGTGACTAACAGTGTTACTACTTCACTATACATGTGACTAATAGTGTAACTACTTCACTATACATGTGACTAACAGTGTAACTACTTCACTATACATGTGACTAACAGTGTAACTACTTCACTATACATGTGACTAACAGTGTAACTACTTCACTATACATGTGACTAATAGTGTACCTACTTCACTATACATGTGACTAACAGTGTAACTACTTCACTATACATGTGACTAACAGTGTAACTACTTCACTATACATGTGACTAACAGTGTAACTACTTCACTATACATGTGACTAACAGTGTAACTACTTCACTATACATGTGACTAACAGTGTTACTACTTCACTATACATGTGACTAACAGTGTTACTACTTCACTATACATGTGACTAATAGTGTACCTACTTCACTATACATGTGACTAACAGTGTACCTACTTCACTATACATGTGACTAACAGTGTTACTACTTCACTATACATGTGACTAACAGTGTAACTACTTCACTATACATGTGACTAACAGTGTACCTACTTCACTATACATGTGACTAACAGTGTTACTACTTCACTATACATGTGACTAACAGTGTAACTACTTCACTATACATGTGACTAACAGTGTAACTACTTCACTATACATGTGACTAACAGTGTACCTACTTCACTATACATGTGACTAACAGTGTAACTACTTCACTATACATGTGACTAATAGTGTACCTACTTCACTATACATGTGACTAACAGTGTAACTACTTCACTATACATGTGACTTATAGTGTACCTACTTCACTATACATGTGACTAACAGTGTAACTACTTCACTATACATGTGACTTATAGTGTACCTACTTCACTATACATGTGAGTAACAGTGTAACTACTTCACTATACATGTGACTAACAGTGTAACTACTTCACTATACATGTGACTAACAGTGTAACTACTTCACTATACATGTGACTAACAGTGTAACTACTTCACTATACATGTGACTAACAGTGTACCTACTTCACTATACATGTGACTAACAGTGTTACTACTTCACTATACATGTGACTAACAGTGTAACTACTTCACTATACATGTGACTAACAGTGTAACTACTTCACTATACATGTGACTAACAGTGTAACTACTTCACTATACATGTGACTAACAGTGTAACTACTTCACTATACATGTGACTAACAGTGTAACTACTTCACTATACATGTGACTAACAGTGTAACTACTTCACTATACATGTGACTAACAGTGTAACTACTTCACTATACATGTGACTAACAGTGTAACTACTTCACTATACATGTGACTAACAGTGTAACTACTTCACTATACATGTGACTAACAGTGTAACTACTTCACTATACATGTGACTAACAGTGTAACTACTTCACTATACATGTGACTAACAGTGTAACTACTTCACTATACATGTGACTAACAGTGTAACTACTTCACTATACATGTGACTAATAGTGTACCTACTTCACTATACATGTGACTAACAGTGTAACTACTTCACTATACATGTGACTAATAGTGTACCTACTTCACTATACATGTGACTAACAGTGTACCTACTTCACTATACATGTGACTAACAGTGTACCTACTTCACTATACATGTGACTAACAGTGTACCTACTTCACTATACATGTGACTGGTCACAGGAAATGGCAGGTTTGGGGCACGCAGATGGACGTGCCCCCCTCGACAGGTGTTGGGGAGTAGTAGAGGCacaggtgtggggcaggtgtgggggccagAGTAGAGGCagaggtgtggggcaggtgtgggggccagAGTAGTGGCagaggtgtggggcaggtgtgggggccagAGTAGTGGCagaggtgtggggcaggtgtgggggctagAGTAGTGGCagaggtgtggggcaggtgtgggggccagAGTAGAGGCagaggtgtggggcaggtgtgggggctagAGTAGTGGCAGAGGTCTGGGACAGGTGTGGGGGCCAGAGTAGTGGCagaggtgtggggcaggtgtggggccaGAGTAGTGGCagaggtgtggggcaggtgtgggggccagAGTAGTGGCagaggtgtggggcaggtgtgggggctagAGTAGTGGCAGAGGTCTGGGACAGGTGTGGGGGCCAGAGTAGTGGCagaggtgtggggcaggtgtggggccaGAGTAGTGGCAGAGGTGTGGGGCAGGTGGGGGGCCAGAGTAGTGGCagaggtgtggggcaggtgtgggggccagAGTAGAGGCagaggtgtggggcaggtgtggggccGGAGTAGAGGCAGAGGTGTGGGACAGGTGTGGGGGCCGGAGTAGAGGCAGAGctgtggggcaggtgtgggggccagAGTAGAGGCACAGGTGTGGGGGCCAGAGTAGAGGTAGAGGTGTGGGGGCCAGAGTAGAGGcagaggtgtgaggcaggtgtgggggccagAGTAGAGGCagaggtgtggggcaggtgtgggggccagAGTAGAGGCAGAGGTGTGGGGGCCGGAGTAGAGGCAGAGGTGTGGGGGCCGCAGTAGAGGCAGAGGTGTGGGACAGGTGTGGGGGCCGGAGTAGAGGCAGagctgtgaggcaggtgtgggggcctgAGTAGAGGCAGAGGTGTGGGGCAAGTGTGGGGGCCGAAGTAGAGGCAGAGGTGTGGGGGCCGAAGTAGAGGCAGAGGTGTGGGGGCCGAAGTAGAGGCAGAGGTGTGGGGGCCGAAGTAGAGGCAGAGGTGTGGGGGCCGAAGTAGAGGCAGAGGTGTGGGGTAGGTGTGGGGGCCAGAGTAGAGGCtgaggtgtggggcaggtgtggaggCCGGAGTAGAGGCAGAGGTGTGGAGCAGGTGTGGAGGCCGGAGTAGAGGCagaggtgtggggcaggtgtgggggccggAGTATTATTTGGAAAATAATggactacacaacccaggacaacacggatttagagcgggaagatcctgtctgtcacagttactcaaccactatgacaaaatcacagaagctctagaagaacagcaaaatgcagatgttgtatacacagactttgcaaaggcgttcgacaaatgtgaccatggggtgatagctcacaaaatgaggtcaatgggaataactggaatagtaggacgctggatactcagtttcctgtcgaacagaaaacaaagagtaacagtc is a window from the Procambarus clarkii isolate CNS0578487 chromosome 48, FALCON_Pclarkii_2.0, whole genome shotgun sequence genome containing:
- the LOC138351179 gene encoding uncharacterized protein; its protein translation is MWDDRPVSLINENFEVLPRHSCLVGATHRLNVLDHTGFLTPLIRPPPRPPHAHPLAHHAPNTRPPHAPPHAPPHAPPHAHHTLTTRPPHAHHAPTTRPPHAHPHAHHTPTSSPTPSPTPSPTPSPTPSPTPSPTTRPPHAHYTPTTRPPRAHHTPTTRPPHAHHTPTTRPPPPHAHHTPTPTPTTRPTTRPPPRPPHAHHAPNTRPPHAPPHAPPHAHHTPTTRPPHAHYSLPPGVSHVWRHHLLQQLKVNLSSHM